From a region of the Methanolinea sp. genome:
- the fdhF gene encoding formate dehydrogenase subunit alpha, translating into MDVKYVQTTCPYCGTGCTFNLVVKDGKVVDVAPYHRSPVNEGKVCPKGAYAHEFVNHPDRLTTPLIKKDGKFVEATWDEAYDLIAKKFKQYKPDECACLSSARVSNEENYAMMKFARGVLKTRHIDHCARLCHSSTVAGLASTFGSGAMTNSIGDIAESKCVFILGSNTFEQHPLIGRRVMQAKMNGAKLIYADPRFTPTGKQADLYMQFRSGSDVAILNGLMQEILKNGWEDKEFIKNRTKDFDKLKEEVMKPEYSLENVSKISGIPADQLKTAAEWIGKAESACILYSMGITQHTTGVDNVRSVANIQMLTGNLGRPGTGVNALRGQNNVQGACDMGALPVVYTAYQKVIDEAAHKKFSDAWGFPDGIAEGKNGYEVTVMMDVLADKPGELKCMYIMGENPMLSDPDIHHVEKALKNLEFLVVQDIFMNETAEFADVVLPACCYAEKDGTQTSTERRVQMWRKAQDPPGQAKLDWVIIKEIAAKMGYEKQFPWNSAEDIFEEIRKVTPSYAGMSYARLNKPEAAHWPCPTPEHPGTPILHREKFAHPDGLGQFFAVPYKPPAEVPDAEYPFVFTTGRCIWQWHTGTMTRRSDSLENEEPTGWIEINPEDAKALGIRDEEMVRATTRRGSVTVPARVTKDIMKGVMFMPFHYKECAANVLTNNALDPIAKIPEFKACAIKVEKIAEGK; encoded by the coding sequence ATGGACGTAAAATATGTGCAGACGACCTGTCCCTATTGCGGGACGGGTTGCACCTTCAACCTCGTGGTCAAAGACGGAAAGGTGGTCGACGTCGCTCCTTACCACCGATCTCCGGTCAATGAAGGCAAGGTGTGCCCCAAGGGCGCCTATGCCCACGAGTTCGTGAACCATCCCGATCGCCTGACAACCCCGCTCATCAAGAAGGACGGAAAGTTCGTCGAGGCGACCTGGGACGAAGCATATGACCTGATCGCCAAGAAGTTCAAGCAGTACAAGCCCGATGAGTGCGCCTGCCTCTCCTCAGCCCGTGTCTCGAACGAGGAGAACTACGCGATGATGAAGTTCGCGCGCGGCGTGCTCAAGACCCGGCACATTGACCACTGCGCAAGGCTCTGCCACTCCTCGACGGTCGCCGGGCTTGCCTCGACGTTTGGCTCGGGCGCGATGACCAACTCGATCGGCGATATTGCCGAGTCAAAGTGCGTCTTCATCCTCGGGAGCAACACCTTCGAGCAGCACCCGCTGATCGGAAGGAGAGTGATGCAGGCCAAGATGAACGGCGCCAAGCTGATCTATGCCGACCCACGGTTCACCCCGACGGGCAAGCAGGCCGACCTGTACATGCAGTTCCGGTCAGGGTCCGATGTCGCCATCCTGAACGGCCTGATGCAGGAGATCCTGAAGAACGGATGGGAGGACAAGGAGTTCATCAAGAACCGGACCAAGGACTTTGACAAGCTGAAAGAAGAGGTCATGAAACCGGAGTACAGCCTCGAGAACGTCTCGAAGATCTCCGGTATCCCGGCCGACCAGCTCAAGACTGCCGCGGAATGGATCGGGAAGGCCGAATCGGCCTGCATCCTCTACTCGATGGGCATCACCCAGCACACCACCGGGGTCGACAACGTCAGGTCGGTTGCCAACATCCAGATGCTGACCGGGAACCTGGGGCGGCCCGGGACCGGGGTCAACGCGCTCCGCGGCCAGAACAACGTGCAGGGCGCCTGCGACATGGGTGCGCTGCCGGTGGTATACACCGCGTACCAGAAGGTCATCGATGAGGCGGCCCACAAGAAGTTCTCGGACGCGTGGGGCTTCCCCGATGGCATCGCCGAGGGCAAGAACGGCTATGAGGTGACGGTCATGATGGACGTGCTGGCCGACAAGCCCGGCGAGCTAAAGTGCATGTACATCATGGGCGAAAACCCGATGCTCTCGGACCCTGATATCCACCACGTGGAGAAGGCCCTGAAGAACCTCGAGTTCCTGGTCGTCCAGGACATCTTCATGAACGAGACCGCGGAGTTCGCTGACGTAGTGCTGCCTGCCTGCTGCTATGCAGAAAAGGACGGCACCCAGACCTCGACCGAGCGCCGTGTCCAGATGTGGAGAAAGGCCCAGGACCCGCCGGGACAGGCAAAGCTGGACTGGGTGATCATCAAGGAGATCGCCGCAAAGATGGGTTATGAAAAGCAGTTCCCCTGGAACAGCGCCGAGGACATCTTCGAGGAGATCCGGAAGGTCACCCCGTCCTACGCCGGGATGAGCTATGCACGGCTCAACAAGCCTGAAGCTGCCCACTGGCCATGCCCCACCCCCGAGCACCCCGGGACCCCGATCCTCCACAGGGAGAAGTTCGCCCACCCCGACGGCCTGGGCCAGTTCTTTGCTGTGCCCTACAAGCCCCCGGCTGAGGTCCCCGACGCCGAGTACCCGTTCGTGTTCACCACCGGGCGCTGCATCTGGCAGTGGCACACCGGCACGATGACCCGCCGGTCCGACTCACTCGAAAACGAGGAGCCAACCGGCTGGATCGAGATCAACCCTGAGGATGCAAAGGCGCTCGGGATCAGGGACGAGGAGATGGTCAGGGCCACGACCAGGCGCGGGAGCGTCACTGTCCCGGCACGTGTCACGAAGGACATCATGAAGGGGGTCATGTTCATGCCGTTCCACTACAAGGAGTGCGCTGCAAACGTGCTCACCAACAATGCCCTTGACCCCATCGCCAAGATCCCGGAGTTCAAGGCCTGTGCCATCAAGGTCGAAAAGATAGCGGAGGGGAAGTAA
- a CDS encoding Coenzyme F420 hydrogenase/dehydrogenase, beta subunit C-terminal domain, which translates to MSKKGDMFYAWTTDDELQKKAECGGAVTQLLKFALEKKMVDGVFAVKRGQDVYDAVPTYITDPKELDKTAGSLHCGTLLLSKLVKKYLDGAQDKKIAMTVKGCDMMGLYELAKRQQVNLDNIIMIGVNCGGTVSPITARKMIREKFEVDPDTVHKEEIDKGQFIIEYEGGHKGISIDDLEEAGYGRRPNCRRCKLKVPRQADLACGNWGVIGDKAGKATFVEVCSEKGAMLLDEAVKAGVLKTEAPNPKGLEIRGKVENAMYKLADKWRKHDFEGLGTGRDRLAKIVKETSRCIKCYQCIDSCPICYCVECSTKKPYLVKPGELPPNFMFQLIRFAHIADSCINCGQCQELCAMDIPNALFMHAQQVELEKMFGHVPGIDMSLPLLALVEEREERDRLAATGSDQIFDIFK; encoded by the coding sequence ATGTCGAAGAAAGGTGACATGTTCTACGCCTGGACCACCGACGATGAGCTCCAGAAGAAAGCAGAGTGCGGCGGCGCGGTGACCCAGCTCCTCAAGTTTGCGCTCGAGAAGAAGATGGTCGATGGGGTCTTTGCCGTGAAGAGAGGGCAGGATGTCTACGACGCGGTTCCGACTTACATCACCGACCCCAAAGAGCTCGACAAGACTGCCGGGTCCCTCCACTGCGGGACGTTGCTCCTCTCCAAGCTGGTCAAGAAGTACCTTGACGGTGCCCAGGACAAGAAGATCGCCATGACCGTGAAGGGGTGCGACATGATGGGACTCTACGAGCTCGCCAAGCGCCAGCAGGTCAACCTGGACAACATCATCATGATCGGCGTGAACTGCGGCGGGACGGTCAGCCCCATCACGGCCCGCAAGATGATCAGGGAGAAGTTCGAGGTCGACCCCGACACGGTCCACAAGGAAGAGATCGACAAGGGCCAGTTCATCATCGAGTACGAGGGTGGTCACAAGGGGATCTCCATCGACGACCTCGAAGAGGCCGGGTACGGCCGGCGTCCCAACTGCCGCCGCTGCAAGCTGAAGGTCCCCCGCCAGGCCGATCTCGCCTGCGGTAACTGGGGGGTCATCGGCGACAAGGCCGGCAAGGCGACCTTTGTCGAGGTCTGCAGCGAGAAGGGGGCCATGCTCCTGGACGAGGCGGTCAAGGCCGGTGTCCTGAAGACCGAGGCGCCCAACCCGAAGGGCCTCGAGATCCGGGGCAAGGTCGAGAACGCCATGTACAAGCTCGCCGACAAGTGGCGGAAGCATGATTTCGAGGGGCTCGGTACCGGGAGGGACCGCCTGGCGAAGATCGTGAAGGAGACCTCCCGGTGCATCAAGTGCTACCAGTGCATCGACAGTTGCCCGATCTGCTACTGCGTGGAGTGCAGCACAAAGAAGCCCTACCTGGTCAAGCCCGGAGAGCTCCCTCCGAACTTCATGTTCCAGCTCATCAGGTTCGCCCACATCGCCGACTCCTGCATCAACTGCGGGCAGTGCCAGGAACTGTGCGCCATGGACATCCCGAACGCCCTCTTCATGCACGCCCAGCAGGTGGAGCTCGAGAAGATGTTCGGCCATGTCCCGGGAATCGACATGTCCCTGCCGCTGCTCGCCCTTGTCGAGGAGCGGGAAGAGCGGGACCGACTGGCTGCAACCGGAAGCGACCAGATCTTCGATATATTCAAGTAA